In Camelus dromedarius isolate mCamDro1 chromosome 24, mCamDro1.pat, whole genome shotgun sequence, one genomic interval encodes:
- the NPTX2 gene encoding neuronal pentraxin-2, whose translation MLALLAAGLALAVAAGAQDGPAPGNRFVCTALPPEAAHAGCPLPAMPMQGGALSPEEELRAAVLQLRETVVQQKETLGAQREAIRELTAKLARCEGLAGGKAPGKVGTGKDTMGDLPRDPGHVVEQLSRSLQTLKDRLESLEHQLRVNVSTAALPGDFREVLQRRLGELERQLLRKVAELEDEKSLLHNETSAHRQKTESALNALLQRVTELERGNSAFKSPDAFKVSLPLRTNYLYGKIKKTLPELYAFTICLWLRSSASPGIGTPFSYAVPGQANEIVLIEWGNNPIELLINDKVAQLPLFISDGKWHHICVTWTTRDGMWEAFQDGEKLGTGENLAPWHPIKPGGVLILGQEQDTVGGRFDATQAFVGELSQFNIWDRVLRVQEIINIANCSTNMPGNVIPWVDNNVDVFGGASKWPVETCEERLLDL comes from the exons ATGCTGGCTCTGCTGGCCGCCGGCCTGGCGCTCGCCGTGGCCGCTGGGGCCCAGGACGGCCCGGCTCCCGGCAACCGCTTCGTGTGTACGGCGTTGCCCCCAGAGGCGGCGCACGCCGGTTGTCCGCTGCCCGCGATGCCCATGCAGGGCGGCGCGCTGAGCCCCGAGGAGGAGCTACGGGCCGCGGTGCTGCAGCTGCGTGAGACCGTCGTGCAGCAGAAGGAGACGCTGGGCGCGCAGCGCGAGGCCATCCGCGAGCTCACTGCCAAACTGGCGCGCTGCGAGGGGCTGGCGGGGGGCAAGGCGCCGGGCAAGGTGGGCACGGGCAAGGACACCATGGGCGACCTGCCGCGGGACCCCGGCCACGTCGTGGAACAGCTCAGCCGCTCTCTGCAGACCCTCAAGGACCGCCTGGAGAGCCTCGAG caCCAGCTCCGAGTGAATGTGTCTACCGCGGCGCTGCCCGGGGACTTTCGGGAGGTGCTCCAGCGGCGGCTGGGGGAGCTGGAGAGGCAGCTGCTGCGCAAGGTGGCCGAGCTGGAGGATGAGAAGTCCCTGCTCCACAACGAGACCTCGGCTCACCGGCAGAAGACCGAGAGTGCCCTGAATGCGCTGCTGCAGAGGGTGACCGAGCTGGAGCGAG GCAACAGTGCGTTCAAGTCGCCTGATGCGTTCAAAGTGTCCCTCCCCCTCCGCACGAACTACCTGTACGGCAAGATCAAGAAGACGCTGCCCGAGCTGTATGCCTTCACCATCTGCCTGTGGCTGCGGTCCAGCGCCTCGCCGGGCATCGGCACCCCCTTCTCTTACGCGGTGCCCGGGCAGGCCAACGAGATTGTGCTGATAGAATGGGGCAACAACCCCATCGAGCTGCTCATCAATGACAAG GTCGCACAGCTGCCCCTGTTCATCAGTGACGGCAAGTGGCACCACATCTGTGTCACCTGGACGACACGGGACGGCATGTGGGAGGCCTTCCAGGATGGGGAGAAGCTCGGCACCGGGGAGAACCTGGCTCCATGGCACCCCATCAAGCCAGGGGGTGTGCTGATCCTCGGGCAGGAGCAG GACACGGTTGGGGGCAGGTTTGATGCCACACAGGCCTTTGTCGGGGAGCTCAGCCAGTTCAACATCTGGGACCGCGTCCTCCGCGTACAAGAAATCATCAACATCGCCAACTGCTCCACAAACATGCCGGGCAACGTCATCCCCTGGGTGGACAACAACGTCGATGTGTTTGGAGGGGCTTCGAAGTGGCCAGTGGAGACCTGCGAGGAGCGTCTCCTTGACTTGTAG